From a region of the Helianthus annuus cultivar XRQ/B chromosome 5, HanXRQr2.0-SUNRISE, whole genome shotgun sequence genome:
- the LOC110888760 gene encoding uncharacterized protein LOC110888760, giving the protein MTNGQPNHRNHASSSSGSTKAEKRKEYHKRYYAARKENNKVSKFGSGDASQSASSISLMSNRSTERTPLRSLQTNITQFTQTTNENASSVSTIKRKEYNKGYSNTRNDNGMRISTGSQVNQTPIDDVTPTTTFPSVIDVVRHRTSRGIRIHPRTLLPQFAEVVYQPSFQDGSVQDDPYNFVYNGVPGEHRVLKERGACPNCGAKRFQYEFDTFCCMSGKTVLANLEIPEELYRLFTSQDEIGDMFRQNIHAYNTNFSFASMGVTLDDTLNNMRDGVYTFRAHKGIYHRIDQLVPRDGTPRYLQLYFYDPDTELDHRLRWPNLDRRITQILTRVLSTNPYVDTFRRLAELGPLDNYRVTLNTSVELDQRVYNRPTTSEVAGIWVEGNDNITSYKQPYFSCYDPLSYPLFFPNGESGWHANIPRHGVSINEVRNNDNIEGEMEEANTRSGRTTVAMREYYCYKFQIRSTDNLLLFGGRLLQQFVVDVYIKIETSRLEFCERNQAKIRAELYQGIVDCVNTGEVHANRVGKRIVLPASFIGGPRDMRRRFLDAMTLVQDDGKPDVFLTMTCNPKWPEICDNLHVGQTATDRPDLVSRVFRAKLEDLKDQLFKKHVLGEVKAYVYVIEFQKRGLPHAHFLLIMYPQHKINNADHYDKVVCAEIPNKLTHPRLHEMVVKHMIHGPCGNLRSSSPCMQGDPKICRFHYPRQFNEQTTQGEDSYPLYRRRDTGIEVDLRGQTLDNRWVVPYNPRLLMMFNCHMNVEVCSSIKSVKYLFKYVYKGHDKQVIQVDQSEPGVVINEIKRFQDARYISPPEAMWRIFSFSLSQIFPAVLALQLHLPNNQMVRFRDDDLMPNIVDRERDKRTMLTAFFEINRNDETARVHLYKDFPKHFTWNGSTRRWSRRFGKKQRGRIVSANPAEGERYYLRLLLSNVRGPTSFEHLCTVNGQQCATFRKAALELGLIEDDEYLSQCLEEASTFQFPNALRRLFATIMIFCQPGDIRKLWNDHFDSLSEDHRLHCQSIERVQNMVLTEISVLVQSMGKNFNEFDLPKITDDVNLQDAGYRELQEEYGIVLEPEHLSAKHSLNPDQKNVFDEIMMHVDNDLPGVFFIDGPGGTGKTFLYIALLAEIRSRGLIALATASSGAAANNMPGGRTAHSRFKIPLNLENNSMCNIKKQSGAAKLIRSAKIIIWDEASMAKRQAIEAVDRTFQDIIGVSLPFGGKIMVMGGDFRQVLPVIKRGTRAQIVDSSVRMSPLWSLNKKMRLTINMRALKDPWFSKFLLRVGDGTEEPIEGNFIRIPDDMTIQCNNRENAIKELIHAIFPSIEDNVYSSDYIISRAILSTKNDSVDEINNQMIEIFQGEEKVYYSFDEAEDDQRNFYPVEFLNSLNVSGLPPHKLRLKIGCPIILLRNIDPSHGLCNGTRLICKGFMRNVIDAEIAVGQHAGKRVFLPRIPLTLSEDDMFPFKLKRKQFPIRLSFSMTINKAQGQTIPNVGIYLPDSVFSHGQLYVALSRGISRQSTKVLVHLAKEFKQRGVYTSNVVYQEVLRD; this is encoded by the exons ATGACTAATGGACAACCAAACCATCGTAATCATGCTTCTAGCTCGAGCGGATCTACTAAAGCTGAAAAACGAAAAGAGTATCACAAAAGATACTATGCTGCACGCAAAGAAAATAACAAAGTATCTAAATTTGGGAGTGGTGATGCCTCCCAAAGTGCTTCATCAATATCTTTAATGAGTAATAGGTCAACAGAAAGGACACCGTTAAGAAGTTTACAAACTAATATTACTCAATTTACACAAACAACAAATGAGAACGCCTCAAGTGTTTCTACTATAAAACGCAAGGAGTACAATAAAGGATATTCTAATACACGAAACGATAATGGAATGCGTATTTCAACTGGCAGTCAAGTCAACCAAACCCCGATAGATGATGTTACGCCGACAACCACATTCCCATCTGTAATTGACGTAGTCAGGCATAGAACATCACGAG GTATTCGAATTCATCCGCGTACTTTATTACCCCAATTTGCTGAAGTAGTTTATCAACCTTCCTTCCAAGATGGGAGCGTGCAAGATGATCCTTATAATTTTGTTTACAATGGTGTACCTGGAGAGCATCGTGTTTTAAAGGAACGAGGTGCATGTCCTAATTGTGGAGCAAAACGATTTCAGTATGAATTTGATACCTTTTGTTGTATGAGTGGGAAAACTGTGTTAGCAAACTTAGAAATTCCAGAGGAATTGTACCGACTTTTCACGTCTCAAGATGAAATTGGAGATATGTTTAGGCAAAACATCCATGCTTATAACACCAATTTTTCTTTTGCCTCAATGGGTGTGACATTGGATGATACATTGAACAATATGAGAGACGGCGTATATACTTTTCGTGCACATAAAGGAATATATCACAGAATCGACCAATTAGTTCCGAGGGATGGGACCCCTAGGTACTTGCAGTTGTATTTTTACGATCCTGATACTGAGTTAGATCACAGACTCCGATGGCCAAATCTTGATCGGCGTATTACCCAGATTTTAACACGCGTTCTTTCTACAAACCCATATGTCGATACATTTAGAAGACTTGCGGAACTAGGACCTCTGGACAACTATAGAGTCACTTTGAATACTTCGGTTGAACTTGACCAAAGGGTGTACAACCGACCAACGACATCGGag GTTGCTGGTATTTGGGTTGAAGGTAATGACAATATCACTTCGTATAAACAA CCGTACTTCAGCTGTTACGATCCATTGTCGTATCCTCTATTTTTTCCTAATGGTGAGTCGGGTTGGCATGCTAACATACCACGTCACGGAGTATCAATCAATGAGGTTCGCAACAATGACAACATCGAAGGAGAAATGGAAG AGGCAAACACACGAAGTGGTAGAACAACCGTGGCTATGCGAGAGTACTACTGTTACAAGTTCCAGATTCGATCTACCGATAATTTGCTTTTGTTCGGTGGTAGACTGCTACAGCAGTTTGTGGTTGATGTTTACATCAAAATTGAGACGTCACGCTTAGAATTTTGTGAGAGAAACCAGGCTAAGATTCGGGCCGAATTGTACCAAGGTATTGTGGATTGCGTCAATACTGGTGAGGTTCATGCAAACAGAGTCGGGAAAAGAATTGTGTTGCCTGCATCTTTCATCGGGGGGCCTCGCGACATGCGACGTCGGTTTCTAGACGCGATGACGTTAGTTCAAGATGACGGCAAGCCTGATGTATTCCTTACAATGACATGCAATCCTAAGTGGCCTGAGATATGTGATAACTTACATGTTGGTCAAACTGCTACAGATCGTCCAGACCTTGTTTCAAGAGTGTTCCGGGCTAAATTAGAAGATCTTAAGGATCAACTCTTCAAGAAACATGTCCTCGGGGAAGTTAAGGCATACGTCTATGTCATTGAATTTCAAAAGCGGGGTTTGCCGCATGCACATTTTCTCCTAATCATGTACCCGCAACACAAGATCAATAACGCGGACCATTATGATAAGGTTGTGTGTGCTGAAATTCCTAACAAACTAACACATCCCAGATTGCATGAGATGGTTGTCAAGCACATGATTCACGGTCCTTGCGGCAATTTACGATCAAGCAGTCCTTGTATGCAGGGTGATCCTAAAATTTGTCGTTTTCACTATCCTAGACAATTTAACGAACAGACGACACAAGGAGAAGATTCGTATCCGTTGTATCGAAGGAGAGACACCGGGATAGAAGTGGACCTACGAGGACAAACACTTGATAATAGATGGGTGGTCCCATATAACCCAAGGCTTTTGATGATGTTTAACTGCCACATGAATGTTGAAGTTTGCTCAAGTATAAAATCTGTGAAATATCTTTTCAAATATGTTTATAAAGGACATGACAAACAGGTTATTCAAGTCGATCAAAGTGAGCCAGGGGTTGTTATTAATGAGATAAAAAGATTTCAAGATGCACGCTACATATCGCCCCCAGAAGCTATGTGGCGCATTTTTTCCTTCTctctttctcaaatctttcctGCTGTTCTAGCCTTACAACTTCATCTCCCAAATAATCAGATGGTTAGATTTAGAGATGATGACTTGATGCCTAATATTGTTGATAGGGAAAGGGATAAGAGAACCATGCTAACAGCATTTTTTGAGATAAATAGAAACGATGAAACAGCAAGGGTACATttgtataaagattttccaaaacACTTTACGTGGAATGGAAGCACACGCCGTTGGAGTCGTCGTTTCGGTAAAAAACAAAGAGGTCGTATCGTTTCCGCTAATCCAGCCGAAGGAGAAAGGTACTACTTACGCCTACTTTTGTCAAATGTCAGAGGGCCTACTTCATTTGAACATCTTTGCACAGTTAATGGTCAACAGTGTGCGACATTTCGGAAAGCAGCTCTTGAGTTAGGCTTAATAGAAGACGATGAATATCTATCACAATGTCTCGAAGAAGCCTCTACGTTTCAATTTCCCAATGCTCTTAGAAGGTTATTTGCGACCATAATGATTTTTTGCCAACCTGGAGATATTCGAAAGTTATGGAATGACCACTTTGATTCACTGTCTGAAGATCATCGGTTACACTGTCAAAGTATAGAACGAGTTCAAAATATGGTTCTTACCGAAATTAGTGTCTTGGTACAATCCATGGGTAAAAATTTCAATGAGTTCGACCTTCCTAAGATAACAGACGATGTTAACTTACAAGATGCAGGTTATCGTGAGTTACAAGAAGAGTATGGGATTGTTTTGGAACCTGAACACTTGAGTGCCAAACATTCACTTAATCCGGACCAAAAAAACGTGTTTGATGAGATCATGATGCATGTTGATAATGATCTTCCAGGCGTGTTCTTTATTGATGGTCCAGGTGGAACTGGAAAAACATTTTTGTACATTGCCTTGCTTGCTGAAATTCGGTCACGTGGTCTTATTGCTCTCGCAACAGCTTCATCAGGTGCAGCGGCTAATAATATGCCAGGAGGTAGAACGGCTCACTCGAGATTCAAGATTCCTCTTAATCTTGAAAATAATTCAATGTGCAATATTAAAAAGCAGAGTGGGGCCGCTAAACTGATTCGCTCTGCCAAAATAATCATATGGGATGAAGCGTCGATGGCTAAACGACAAGCGATAGAGGCAGTCGATCGTACATTCCAAGACATTATAGGTGTTAGTCTCCCATTTGGTGGAAAGATAATGGTTATGGGAGGTGACTTCAGACAGGTGTTGCCGGTTATTAAACGTGGCACTCGAGCACAGATTGTAGACTCCAGCGTACGAATGTCACCTCTTTGGTCTTTGAATAAGAAGATGCGGTTGACCATAAATATGAGAGCGCTGAAAGATCCATGGTTTTCTAAATTTCTTTTAAGAGTCGGCGATGGAACTGAAGAACCAATCGAAGGAAACTTTATCCGCATACCCGATGACATGACAATTCAGTGCAACAACAGAGAAAACGCAATAAAAGAATTGATCCATGCCATCTTTCCATCAATTGAAGATAATGTATATTCTTCGGATTATATAATCTCTAGAGCAATATTGTCCACTAAAAATGATAGTGTTGACGAGATTAATAATCAAATGATTGaaatttttcaaggggaggaaaAAGTTTATTACAGTTTTGATGAAGCTGAAGACGATCAGCGCAACTTCTATCCGGTCGAGTTCTTAAATTCGCTAAATGTTAGTGGTTTGCCGCCTCATAAGCTTCGTTTAAAAATTGGATGCCCAATAATATTGTTACGTAATATCGATCCATCACATGGCCTGTGTAATGGCACGCGGTTGATATGTAAGGGTTTCATGCGAAATGTTATTGATGCGGAAATTGCAGTCGGTCAACATGCCGGAAAAAGAGTTTTTTTGCCAAGAATCCCTCTAACCCTTTCTGAAGATGACATGTTCCCATTCAAGctgaaaagaaaacaatttccaATTCGACTTAGCTTTTCCATGACGATTAATAAAGCTCAAGGTCAAACAATTCCGAACGTTGGTATTTATCTACCGGATTCTGTATTTTCACATGGACAACTTTATGTCGCGTTATCAAGAGGGATTTCAAGACAAAGTACGAAGGTGTTGGTACATCTCGCCAAAGAATTCAAACAACGCGGAGTTTACACATCAAATGTTGTCTACCAGGAAGTGTTGCGTGATTAA
- the LOC110888759 gene encoding putative F-box only protein 15: MADLPIHTIVFEILTRVPAKDVGRSKSVCKQWYALLSTKDFVRIHCSRSLVSSNQRVLLIDDLTCSVRPIIFQSNDYGPSSIVTFPFHHQNNDVSILSHLNGLLCVCLNHTYELLLWNPTTTGFKRLSTPDSHGFYINNLDAVGLYVDADDDYKVLHIKRRSGVLGVHLYSREVDSWRNIPFITRQEYLSPHFNWSAGTFCGGTLYFTVCECWLGGTNRVICFDVNSEQFKEISFPPVPSTGMVQGVLVNVKNELHMFASTSMFEMTIDLWTLQGDYWIKVLSCPPIPPISLSLWCDITHYVTNGNWFVMTKLGKLFTIEMDMKPFECFYPVTWFRGFKGAVFVETIVSPSI; the protein is encoded by the coding sequence ATGGCTGACCTTCCTATTCATACAATCGTGTTTGAGATATTAACGAGGGTGCCAGCAAAGGATGTAGGTCGTTCTAAGAGTGTGTGTAAGCAATGGTACGCGTTACTGTCAACAAAAGATTTCGTAAGGATACATTGTTCTCGCTCATTAGTTTCATCTAACCAGAGAGTTCTACTAATTGACGACCTAACGTGCTCTGTTCGTCCGATCATCTTTCAATCCAATGACTATGGGCCAAGCTCCATAGTTACATTTCCATTCCATCACCAAAATAATGATGTCTCAATACTTTCACATTTGAACGGATTGTTGTGTGTTTGCTTGAATCATACATACGAGCTGcttctttggaatccaacaacTACTGGTTTCAAGCGTTTGTCAACTCCTGATTCTCATGGATTCTATATAAATAACCTTGATGCCGTTGGTTTGTACGTTGACGCTGACGATGATTACAAGGTCTTGCATATAAAGCGTAGGAGTGGTGTACTTGGTGTCCATCTTTATTCTAGGGAAGTAGACTCTTGGAGAAATATTCCTTTCATAACAAGACAAGAGTACCTAAGCCCTCATTTCAATTGGTCAGCTGGCACATTTTGTGGTGGTACTCTATATTTCACTGTTTGCGAATGTTGGCTTGGAGGTACGAACAGGGTGATTTGTTTTGATGTTAATTCGGAGCAGTTCAAGGAGATAAGCTTTCCACCCGTTCCTTCTACAGGAATGGTTCAAGGTGTTTTAGTGAATGTAAAAAATGAGCTTCACATGTTTGCTAGCACTAGCATGTTTGAGATGACAATTGACCTATGGACGCTACAAGGGGATTACTGGATTAAGGTCTTATCATGTCCTCCGATCCCCCCGATATCATTGTCATTGTGGTGCGATATAACACATTATGTGACAAATGGTAATTGGTTTGTGATGACTAAATTAGGGAAGTTGTTTACAATTGAAATGGATATGAAGCCCTTCGAATGTTTTTATCCCGTTACTTGGTTTCGAGGTTTTAAGGGTGCGGTGTTTGTGGAGACCATTGTTTCACCAAGTATTTAG